In one Amia ocellicauda isolate fAmiCal2 chromosome 2, fAmiCal2.hap1, whole genome shotgun sequence genomic region, the following are encoded:
- the mcm3l gene encoding DNA replication licensing factor MCM3-like isoform X4, which yields MDAGFEDLELREAQREYLDFLDDDQDQGIYHSKVVAMVAENCCRLIVNMNDLRRRNEKRATSLLNDAFTEIIAFQRALKDFVASIDGTYAKQFEEFYIGFEGSFGGKHVSPRTLTAQFLGNLVCVEGIVTKCSLVRPKVIRSVHYCPATKKTLERKYTDLTSLDAFPSSAIYPTKDEENNPLETEFGLSTYRDHQTLTIQEMPEKAPAGQLPRSVDIIATDDLVDKVKPGDRVQLIGVYRCLPSKQGGYTSGTFRTILITNNIKLMSKEMAPTFSADDVGKIKKFCKAHSKDVFEQLSKSLAPSIHGHEYIKKAILCLLLGGNEKVLENGTRIRGDINILLIGDPSVAKSQLLRYVLFTAPRAIPTTGRGSSGVGLTAAVTTDQETGERRLEAGAMVLADRGVVCIDEFDKMSDMDRTAIHEVMEQGRVTIAKAGIQARLNARCSVLAAANPVYGRYDQYKTPMENIGLQDSLLSRFDLLFIVLDQMDPDSDRAISEHVLRMHRYRAPGEQDGSAMPLGCTVDIFATDDPNITEAAEQELQIYEKRDNLLHGHRKKNDRVVSMEFIKKYIHVAKMMKPVLSQEAADHISEEYSKLRSHDLVNQDSARVLEKERRKKIDLSNGDASQSQEVSSQERTRKSSRMMTKHVDMHEAGGDSDPYDFSFDKQPQTGSSQKRKPAEPRSTIKKKSDVGLDRLKVFKATLLKAFKGTRSQSISVSELVTNINQDCGDSFEMNEVKKLLNQMQDDNQVMVSEDVIFLI from the exons ATGGACGCCGGGTTCGAGGATCTGGAACTGCGAGAGGCGCAACGGGAGTATCTAGATTTCCTTGATGATGAC CAAGATCAAGGCATTTACCACAGCAAGGTTGTAGCCATGGTTGCTGAAAATTGCTGTCGTCTTATTGTGAATATGAATGATCTCCGAAGAAGAAACGAGAAGAGGGCGACATC ATTGCTCAATGATGCATTTACTGAAATAATTGCTTTCCAAAGAGCTTTAAAAGATTTTGTTGCATCAATTGATGGAACCTACGCCAAGCAGTTTGAAGAATTCTACATTGGATTTGAGGGCAGTTTTGGAGGGAAGCACGTTTCGCCTCGGACACTGACGGCTCAATTTCTAGGGAACCTGGTCTGCGTTGAAGGAATTGTGACCAAGT GTTCACTGGTGAGACCCAAGGTCATCCGTAGTGTACACTATTGCCCtgctacaaaaaaaacattggaaCGGAAGTACACTGATCTGACCTCTCTGGATGCTTTTCCTTCAAGTGCAATCTATCCAACTAAG GATGAAGAGAATAATCCTTTAGAAACTGAGTTTGGACTCAGCACTTATAGAGACCATCAGACCCTTACAATCCAGGAGATGCCTGAGAAAGCGCCTGCAGGCCAGCTACCTCGTTCTGTTGATATAATTGCTACTGATGATCTGGTTGATAAAGTCAAGCCTGGTGACCGAGTGCAGCTGATAGGAGTCTATCGTTGTCTCCCATCCAAGCAAGGCGGGTACACATCTGGCACATTCAG GACCATTCTAATTACCAACAATATAAAGCTTATGAGCAAGGAAATGGCTCCAACGTTCTCTGCTGATGATGTGGGCAAGATAAAGAAGTTCTGTAAAGCCCATTCCAAA gATGTCTTTGAACAATTGAGCAAATCACTGGCACCAAGTATCCATGGCCATGAGTACATAAAGAAAGCTATCTTGTGCCTGTTGCTTGGAGGGAATGAAAAGGTTTTGGAAAATGGGACGCGTATAAGAGGTGATATCAACATCCTATTAATAG GAGACCCTTCAGTGGCCAAGTCTCAGTTGCTGCGTTATGTTTTGTTCACGGCTCCCAGAGCCATTCCTACCACTGGCCGAGGATCGTCAGGGGTGGGCCTGACTGCAGCTGTGACGACTGATCAGGAAACCG GAGAACGGAGACTTGAAGCTGGCGCCATGGTTCTTGCTGACAGAGGAGTAGTCTGCATTGATGAGTTTGACAAGATGTCTGACATGGATAGAACTGCCATCCATGAAGTCATGGAACAAGGCCGTGTCACTATAGCCAAGGCTGGCATCCAGGCTAGGCTTAATGCACGCTGCAGTGTCCTGGCAGCAGCAAATCCTGTTTATGGGAGG TATGATCAATATAAAACGCCTATGGAGAATATTGGGTTGCAGGACTCGCTGCTGTCAAGGTTTGATCTGCTGTTCATCGTCCTGGATCAGATGGATCCAGACAGTGACAGAGCGATTTCTGAACATGTTCTCCGTATGCACAGATACCGAGCTCCAGGAGAGCAGGATGGCAGTG CTATGCCACTAGGATGTACTGTCGATATATTTGCCACGGATGATCCGAATATTACAGAAGCAGCAGAGCAGGAACTTCAGATTTATGAAAAACGGGACAACCTTTTGCATGGACACCGAAAGAAAAA TGACAGAGTTGTCAGCATGGAGTTCATCAAGAAGTACATACATGTCGCCAAGATGATGAAGCCGGTACTGAGCCAGGAAGCTGCAGATCACATATCGGAAGAATATTCTAAGCTGAGGAGTCACGATCTAGTCAACCAGGACTCTGCACGA GTTTTGGAaaaagagagaaggaaaaagATTGACCTCTCAAATGGGGATGCATCGCAAAGTCAAGAAGTCTCTAGCCAAGAAAGGACAAG AAAGAGTTCTAGGATGATGACAAAACATGTGGACATGCATGAAGCTGGTGGTGACTCTGACCCCTATGACTTCAGTTTTGACAAACAACCACAAA CAGGTTCCAGTCAAAAACGCAAACCAGCAGAGCCGAGAAGCACAATAAAGAAAAAGTCAGATGTTGGCCTTGACAG ACTGAAAGTTTTTAAGGCCACACTTCTGAAAGCATTCAAAGGGACTCGATCCCAGTCTATCTCAGTTTCTGAGCTGGTCACGAATATCAATCAAGACTGTGGTGACTCTTTTGAGATGAACGAAGTAAAAAAGCTCCTCAACCAGATGCAGGATGACAATCAAGTGATGGTGTCAGAAGATGTTATTTTTCTGATCTAG
- the mcm3l gene encoding DNA replication licensing factor MCM3-like isoform X3, which yields MDAGFEDLELREAQREYLDFLDDDQDQGIYHSKVVAMVAENCCRLIVNMNDLRRRNEKRATSLLNDAFTEIIAFQRALKDFVASIDGTYAKQFEEFYIGFEGSFGGKHVSPRTLTAQFLGNLVCVEGIVTKCSLVRPKVIRSVHYCPATKKTLERKYTDLTSLDAFPSSAIYPTKDEENNPLETEFGLSTYRDHQTLTIQEMPEKAPAGQLPRSVDIIATDDLVDKVKPGDRVQLIGVYRCLPSKQGGYTSGTFRTILITNNIKLMSKEMAPTFSADDVGKIKKFCKAHSKDVFEQLSKSLAPSIHGHEYIKKAILCLLLGGNEKVLENGTRIRGDINILLIGDPSVAKSQLLRYVLFTAPRAIPTTGRGSSGVGLTAAVTTDQETERRLEAGAMVLADRGVVCIDEFDKMSDMDRTAIHEVMEQGRVTIAKAGIQARLNARCSVLAAANPVYGRYDQYKTPMENIGLQDSLLSRFDLLFIVLDQMDPDSDRAISEHVLRMHRYRAPGEQDGSAMPLGCTVDIFATDDPNITEAAEQELQIYEKRDNLLHGHRKKNDRVVSMEFIKKYIHVAKMMKPVLSQEAADHISEEYSKLRSHDLVNQDSARTMPVTARALETMIRLATAHAKVRMSKSVDLQDSEAALELIQFAYFKKVLEKERRKKIDLSNGDASQSQEVSSQERTRKSSRMMTKHVDMHEAGGDSDPYDFSFDKQPQTGSSQKRKPAEPRSTIKKKSDVGLDRLKVFKATLLKAFKGTRSQSISVSELVTNINQDCGDSFEMNEVKKLLNQMQDDNQVMVSEDVIFLI from the exons ATGGACGCCGGGTTCGAGGATCTGGAACTGCGAGAGGCGCAACGGGAGTATCTAGATTTCCTTGATGATGAC CAAGATCAAGGCATTTACCACAGCAAGGTTGTAGCCATGGTTGCTGAAAATTGCTGTCGTCTTATTGTGAATATGAATGATCTCCGAAGAAGAAACGAGAAGAGGGCGACATC ATTGCTCAATGATGCATTTACTGAAATAATTGCTTTCCAAAGAGCTTTAAAAGATTTTGTTGCATCAATTGATGGAACCTACGCCAAGCAGTTTGAAGAATTCTACATTGGATTTGAGGGCAGTTTTGGAGGGAAGCACGTTTCGCCTCGGACACTGACGGCTCAATTTCTAGGGAACCTGGTCTGCGTTGAAGGAATTGTGACCAAGT GTTCACTGGTGAGACCCAAGGTCATCCGTAGTGTACACTATTGCCCtgctacaaaaaaaacattggaaCGGAAGTACACTGATCTGACCTCTCTGGATGCTTTTCCTTCAAGTGCAATCTATCCAACTAAG GATGAAGAGAATAATCCTTTAGAAACTGAGTTTGGACTCAGCACTTATAGAGACCATCAGACCCTTACAATCCAGGAGATGCCTGAGAAAGCGCCTGCAGGCCAGCTACCTCGTTCTGTTGATATAATTGCTACTGATGATCTGGTTGATAAAGTCAAGCCTGGTGACCGAGTGCAGCTGATAGGAGTCTATCGTTGTCTCCCATCCAAGCAAGGCGGGTACACATCTGGCACATTCAG GACCATTCTAATTACCAACAATATAAAGCTTATGAGCAAGGAAATGGCTCCAACGTTCTCTGCTGATGATGTGGGCAAGATAAAGAAGTTCTGTAAAGCCCATTCCAAA gATGTCTTTGAACAATTGAGCAAATCACTGGCACCAAGTATCCATGGCCATGAGTACATAAAGAAAGCTATCTTGTGCCTGTTGCTTGGAGGGAATGAAAAGGTTTTGGAAAATGGGACGCGTATAAGAGGTGATATCAACATCCTATTAATAG GAGACCCTTCAGTGGCCAAGTCTCAGTTGCTGCGTTATGTTTTGTTCACGGCTCCCAGAGCCATTCCTACCACTGGCCGAGGATCGTCAGGGGTGGGCCTGACTGCAGCTGTGACGACTGATCAGGAAACCG AACGGAGACTTGAAGCTGGCGCCATGGTTCTTGCTGACAGAGGAGTAGTCTGCATTGATGAGTTTGACAAGATGTCTGACATGGATAGAACTGCCATCCATGAAGTCATGGAACAAGGCCGTGTCACTATAGCCAAGGCTGGCATCCAGGCTAGGCTTAATGCACGCTGCAGTGTCCTGGCAGCAGCAAATCCTGTTTATGGGAGG TATGATCAATATAAAACGCCTATGGAGAATATTGGGTTGCAGGACTCGCTGCTGTCAAGGTTTGATCTGCTGTTCATCGTCCTGGATCAGATGGATCCAGACAGTGACAGAGCGATTTCTGAACATGTTCTCCGTATGCACAGATACCGAGCTCCAGGAGAGCAGGATGGCAGTG CTATGCCACTAGGATGTACTGTCGATATATTTGCCACGGATGATCCGAATATTACAGAAGCAGCAGAGCAGGAACTTCAGATTTATGAAAAACGGGACAACCTTTTGCATGGACACCGAAAGAAAAA TGACAGAGTTGTCAGCATGGAGTTCATCAAGAAGTACATACATGTCGCCAAGATGATGAAGCCGGTACTGAGCCAGGAAGCTGCAGATCACATATCGGAAGAATATTCTAAGCTGAGGAGTCACGATCTAGTCAACCAGGACTCTGCACGA ACAATGCCTGTTACTGCTAGAGCTTTGGAGACCATGATCCGTTTGGCCACAGCCCATGCTAAAGTCCGAATGAGCAAAAGTGTAGATCTCCAAGACTCTGAAGCTGCCTTGGAGCTCATTCAGTTTGCATACTTTAAAAAG GTTTTGGAaaaagagagaaggaaaaagATTGACCTCTCAAATGGGGATGCATCGCAAAGTCAAGAAGTCTCTAGCCAAGAAAGGACAAG AAAGAGTTCTAGGATGATGACAAAACATGTGGACATGCATGAAGCTGGTGGTGACTCTGACCCCTATGACTTCAGTTTTGACAAACAACCACAAA CAGGTTCCAGTCAAAAACGCAAACCAGCAGAGCCGAGAAGCACAATAAAGAAAAAGTCAGATGTTGGCCTTGACAG ACTGAAAGTTTTTAAGGCCACACTTCTGAAAGCATTCAAAGGGACTCGATCCCAGTCTATCTCAGTTTCTGAGCTGGTCACGAATATCAATCAAGACTGTGGTGACTCTTTTGAGATGAACGAAGTAAAAAAGCTCCTCAACCAGATGCAGGATGACAATCAAGTGATGGTGTCAGAAGATGTTATTTTTCTGATCTAG
- the mcm3l gene encoding DNA replication licensing factor MCM3-like isoform X1: MDAGFEDLELREAQREYLDFLDDDQDQGIYHSKVVAMVAENCCRLIVNMNDLRRRNEKRATSLLNDAFTEIIAFQRALKDFVASIDGTYAKQFEEFYIGFEGSFGGKHVSPRTLTAQFLGNLVCVEGIVTKCSLVRPKVIRSVHYCPATKKTLERKYTDLTSLDAFPSSAIYPTKDEENNPLETEFGLSTYRDHQTLTIQEMPEKAPAGQLPRSVDIIATDDLVDKVKPGDRVQLIGVYRCLPSKQGGYTSGTFRTILITNNIKLMSKEMAPTFSADDVGKIKKFCKAHSKDVFEQLSKSLAPSIHGHEYIKKAILCLLLGGNEKVLENGTRIRGDINILLIGDPSVAKSQLLRYVLFTAPRAIPTTGRGSSGVGLTAAVTTDQETGERRLEAGAMVLADRGVVCIDEFDKMSDMDRTAIHEVMEQGRVTIAKAGIQARLNARCSVLAAANPVYGRYDQYKTPMENIGLQDSLLSRFDLLFIVLDQMDPDSDRAISEHVLRMHRYRAPGEQDGSAMPLGCTVDIFATDDPNITEAAEQELQIYEKRDNLLHGHRKKNDRVVSMEFIKKYIHVAKMMKPVLSQEAADHISEEYSKLRSHDLVNQDSARTMPVTARALETMIRLATAHAKVRMSKSVDLQDSEAALELIQFAYFKKVLEKERRKKIDLSNGDASQSQEVSSQERTRKSSRMMTKHVDMHEAGGDSDPYDFSFDKQPQTGSSQKRKPAEPRSTIKKKSDVGLDRLKVFKATLLKAFKGTRSQSISVSELVTNINQDCGDSFEMNEVKKLLNQMQDDNQVMVSEDVIFLI; the protein is encoded by the exons ATGGACGCCGGGTTCGAGGATCTGGAACTGCGAGAGGCGCAACGGGAGTATCTAGATTTCCTTGATGATGAC CAAGATCAAGGCATTTACCACAGCAAGGTTGTAGCCATGGTTGCTGAAAATTGCTGTCGTCTTATTGTGAATATGAATGATCTCCGAAGAAGAAACGAGAAGAGGGCGACATC ATTGCTCAATGATGCATTTACTGAAATAATTGCTTTCCAAAGAGCTTTAAAAGATTTTGTTGCATCAATTGATGGAACCTACGCCAAGCAGTTTGAAGAATTCTACATTGGATTTGAGGGCAGTTTTGGAGGGAAGCACGTTTCGCCTCGGACACTGACGGCTCAATTTCTAGGGAACCTGGTCTGCGTTGAAGGAATTGTGACCAAGT GTTCACTGGTGAGACCCAAGGTCATCCGTAGTGTACACTATTGCCCtgctacaaaaaaaacattggaaCGGAAGTACACTGATCTGACCTCTCTGGATGCTTTTCCTTCAAGTGCAATCTATCCAACTAAG GATGAAGAGAATAATCCTTTAGAAACTGAGTTTGGACTCAGCACTTATAGAGACCATCAGACCCTTACAATCCAGGAGATGCCTGAGAAAGCGCCTGCAGGCCAGCTACCTCGTTCTGTTGATATAATTGCTACTGATGATCTGGTTGATAAAGTCAAGCCTGGTGACCGAGTGCAGCTGATAGGAGTCTATCGTTGTCTCCCATCCAAGCAAGGCGGGTACACATCTGGCACATTCAG GACCATTCTAATTACCAACAATATAAAGCTTATGAGCAAGGAAATGGCTCCAACGTTCTCTGCTGATGATGTGGGCAAGATAAAGAAGTTCTGTAAAGCCCATTCCAAA gATGTCTTTGAACAATTGAGCAAATCACTGGCACCAAGTATCCATGGCCATGAGTACATAAAGAAAGCTATCTTGTGCCTGTTGCTTGGAGGGAATGAAAAGGTTTTGGAAAATGGGACGCGTATAAGAGGTGATATCAACATCCTATTAATAG GAGACCCTTCAGTGGCCAAGTCTCAGTTGCTGCGTTATGTTTTGTTCACGGCTCCCAGAGCCATTCCTACCACTGGCCGAGGATCGTCAGGGGTGGGCCTGACTGCAGCTGTGACGACTGATCAGGAAACCG GAGAACGGAGACTTGAAGCTGGCGCCATGGTTCTTGCTGACAGAGGAGTAGTCTGCATTGATGAGTTTGACAAGATGTCTGACATGGATAGAACTGCCATCCATGAAGTCATGGAACAAGGCCGTGTCACTATAGCCAAGGCTGGCATCCAGGCTAGGCTTAATGCACGCTGCAGTGTCCTGGCAGCAGCAAATCCTGTTTATGGGAGG TATGATCAATATAAAACGCCTATGGAGAATATTGGGTTGCAGGACTCGCTGCTGTCAAGGTTTGATCTGCTGTTCATCGTCCTGGATCAGATGGATCCAGACAGTGACAGAGCGATTTCTGAACATGTTCTCCGTATGCACAGATACCGAGCTCCAGGAGAGCAGGATGGCAGTG CTATGCCACTAGGATGTACTGTCGATATATTTGCCACGGATGATCCGAATATTACAGAAGCAGCAGAGCAGGAACTTCAGATTTATGAAAAACGGGACAACCTTTTGCATGGACACCGAAAGAAAAA TGACAGAGTTGTCAGCATGGAGTTCATCAAGAAGTACATACATGTCGCCAAGATGATGAAGCCGGTACTGAGCCAGGAAGCTGCAGATCACATATCGGAAGAATATTCTAAGCTGAGGAGTCACGATCTAGTCAACCAGGACTCTGCACGA ACAATGCCTGTTACTGCTAGAGCTTTGGAGACCATGATCCGTTTGGCCACAGCCCATGCTAAAGTCCGAATGAGCAAAAGTGTAGATCTCCAAGACTCTGAAGCTGCCTTGGAGCTCATTCAGTTTGCATACTTTAAAAAG GTTTTGGAaaaagagagaaggaaaaagATTGACCTCTCAAATGGGGATGCATCGCAAAGTCAAGAAGTCTCTAGCCAAGAAAGGACAAG AAAGAGTTCTAGGATGATGACAAAACATGTGGACATGCATGAAGCTGGTGGTGACTCTGACCCCTATGACTTCAGTTTTGACAAACAACCACAAA CAGGTTCCAGTCAAAAACGCAAACCAGCAGAGCCGAGAAGCACAATAAAGAAAAAGTCAGATGTTGGCCTTGACAG ACTGAAAGTTTTTAAGGCCACACTTCTGAAAGCATTCAAAGGGACTCGATCCCAGTCTATCTCAGTTTCTGAGCTGGTCACGAATATCAATCAAGACTGTGGTGACTCTTTTGAGATGAACGAAGTAAAAAAGCTCCTCAACCAGATGCAGGATGACAATCAAGTGATGGTGTCAGAAGATGTTATTTTTCTGATCTAG
- the mcm3l gene encoding DNA replication licensing factor MCM3-like isoform X2 encodes MDAGFEDLELREAQREYLDFLDDDQDQGIYHSKVVAMVAENCCRLIVNMNDLRRRNEKRATSLLNDAFTEIIAFQRALKDFVASIDGTYAKQFEEFYIGFEGSFGGKHVSPRTLTAQFLGNLVCVEGIVTKCSLVRPKVIRSVHYCPATKKTLERKYTDLTSLDAFPSSAIYPTKDEENNPLETEFGLSTYRDHQTLTIQEMPEKAPAGQLPRSVDIIATDDLVDKVKPGDRVQLIGVYRCLPSKQGGYTSGTFRTILITNNIKLMSKEMAPTFSADDVGKIKKFCKAHSKDVFEQLSKSLAPSIHGHEYIKKAILCLLLGGNEKVLENGTRIRGDINILLIGDPSVAKSQLLRYVLFTAPRAIPTTGRGSSGVGLTAAVTTDQETGERRLEAGAMVLADRGVVCIDEFDKMSDMDRTAIHEVMEQGRVTIAKAGIQARLNARCSVLAAANPVYGRYDQYKTPMENIGLQDSLLSRFDLLFIVLDQMDPDSDRAISEHVLRMHRYRAPGEQDGSAMPLGCTVDIFATDDPNITEAAEQELQIYEKRDNLLHGHRKKNDRVVSMEFIKKYIHVAKMMKPVLSQEAADHISEEYSKLRSHDLVNQDSARTMPVTARALETMIRLATAHAKVRMSKSVDLQDSEAALELIQFAYFKKVLEKERRKKIDLSNGDASQSQEVSSQERTRKSSRMMTKHVDMHEAGGDSDPYDFSFDKQPQSSSQKRKPAEPRSTIKKKSDVGLDRLKVFKATLLKAFKGTRSQSISVSELVTNINQDCGDSFEMNEVKKLLNQMQDDNQVMVSEDVIFLI; translated from the exons ATGGACGCCGGGTTCGAGGATCTGGAACTGCGAGAGGCGCAACGGGAGTATCTAGATTTCCTTGATGATGAC CAAGATCAAGGCATTTACCACAGCAAGGTTGTAGCCATGGTTGCTGAAAATTGCTGTCGTCTTATTGTGAATATGAATGATCTCCGAAGAAGAAACGAGAAGAGGGCGACATC ATTGCTCAATGATGCATTTACTGAAATAATTGCTTTCCAAAGAGCTTTAAAAGATTTTGTTGCATCAATTGATGGAACCTACGCCAAGCAGTTTGAAGAATTCTACATTGGATTTGAGGGCAGTTTTGGAGGGAAGCACGTTTCGCCTCGGACACTGACGGCTCAATTTCTAGGGAACCTGGTCTGCGTTGAAGGAATTGTGACCAAGT GTTCACTGGTGAGACCCAAGGTCATCCGTAGTGTACACTATTGCCCtgctacaaaaaaaacattggaaCGGAAGTACACTGATCTGACCTCTCTGGATGCTTTTCCTTCAAGTGCAATCTATCCAACTAAG GATGAAGAGAATAATCCTTTAGAAACTGAGTTTGGACTCAGCACTTATAGAGACCATCAGACCCTTACAATCCAGGAGATGCCTGAGAAAGCGCCTGCAGGCCAGCTACCTCGTTCTGTTGATATAATTGCTACTGATGATCTGGTTGATAAAGTCAAGCCTGGTGACCGAGTGCAGCTGATAGGAGTCTATCGTTGTCTCCCATCCAAGCAAGGCGGGTACACATCTGGCACATTCAG GACCATTCTAATTACCAACAATATAAAGCTTATGAGCAAGGAAATGGCTCCAACGTTCTCTGCTGATGATGTGGGCAAGATAAAGAAGTTCTGTAAAGCCCATTCCAAA gATGTCTTTGAACAATTGAGCAAATCACTGGCACCAAGTATCCATGGCCATGAGTACATAAAGAAAGCTATCTTGTGCCTGTTGCTTGGAGGGAATGAAAAGGTTTTGGAAAATGGGACGCGTATAAGAGGTGATATCAACATCCTATTAATAG GAGACCCTTCAGTGGCCAAGTCTCAGTTGCTGCGTTATGTTTTGTTCACGGCTCCCAGAGCCATTCCTACCACTGGCCGAGGATCGTCAGGGGTGGGCCTGACTGCAGCTGTGACGACTGATCAGGAAACCG GAGAACGGAGACTTGAAGCTGGCGCCATGGTTCTTGCTGACAGAGGAGTAGTCTGCATTGATGAGTTTGACAAGATGTCTGACATGGATAGAACTGCCATCCATGAAGTCATGGAACAAGGCCGTGTCACTATAGCCAAGGCTGGCATCCAGGCTAGGCTTAATGCACGCTGCAGTGTCCTGGCAGCAGCAAATCCTGTTTATGGGAGG TATGATCAATATAAAACGCCTATGGAGAATATTGGGTTGCAGGACTCGCTGCTGTCAAGGTTTGATCTGCTGTTCATCGTCCTGGATCAGATGGATCCAGACAGTGACAGAGCGATTTCTGAACATGTTCTCCGTATGCACAGATACCGAGCTCCAGGAGAGCAGGATGGCAGTG CTATGCCACTAGGATGTACTGTCGATATATTTGCCACGGATGATCCGAATATTACAGAAGCAGCAGAGCAGGAACTTCAGATTTATGAAAAACGGGACAACCTTTTGCATGGACACCGAAAGAAAAA TGACAGAGTTGTCAGCATGGAGTTCATCAAGAAGTACATACATGTCGCCAAGATGATGAAGCCGGTACTGAGCCAGGAAGCTGCAGATCACATATCGGAAGAATATTCTAAGCTGAGGAGTCACGATCTAGTCAACCAGGACTCTGCACGA ACAATGCCTGTTACTGCTAGAGCTTTGGAGACCATGATCCGTTTGGCCACAGCCCATGCTAAAGTCCGAATGAGCAAAAGTGTAGATCTCCAAGACTCTGAAGCTGCCTTGGAGCTCATTCAGTTTGCATACTTTAAAAAG GTTTTGGAaaaagagagaaggaaaaagATTGACCTCTCAAATGGGGATGCATCGCAAAGTCAAGAAGTCTCTAGCCAAGAAAGGACAAG AAAGAGTTCTAGGATGATGACAAAACATGTGGACATGCATGAAGCTGGTGGTGACTCTGACCCCTATGACTTCAGTTTTGACAAACAACCACAAA GTTCCAGTCAAAAACGCAAACCAGCAGAGCCGAGAAGCACAATAAAGAAAAAGTCAGATGTTGGCCTTGACAG ACTGAAAGTTTTTAAGGCCACACTTCTGAAAGCATTCAAAGGGACTCGATCCCAGTCTATCTCAGTTTCTGAGCTGGTCACGAATATCAATCAAGACTGTGGTGACTCTTTTGAGATGAACGAAGTAAAAAAGCTCCTCAACCAGATGCAGGATGACAATCAAGTGATGGTGTCAGAAGATGTTATTTTTCTGATCTAG